From Mucilaginibacter rubeus, a single genomic window includes:
- a CDS encoding TonB-dependent receptor produces MNFRLRRPIPWGKIMKITFSQVLIAIMVSSMTYASPIKAQGILNKKVNVTLSNTTMLEALQYLQKNNDVKFIYSASSLDADKHFSLDINNQTLKTVLDQVFKNNGINYDVMNDRVVLEKKAATAPTVNAAEPGVVITEQAAANVTITGKITDNTGQPVPGATITEKGTTNGITAGADGGFKLSVAGPQSVIVVQFIGYAKQEIVVGNQTVINVVLAEDVKAINEVVVVGYGTQKKVTVTGAISSVKASDLQDQQVTRVDDALRGRVTGVSVVQSSGSPGSSPQIRVRGVTSRLNSDPLYVIDGIVVDNGGLDNVNPNDVESIEVLKDASAAIYGSRSSNGVIIVTTKKGKKGDAQISYNGYVGIQSPVSKVKLANASQYAALRNQSKINDGGTAIFANPASYGTGTNWQDQIFDNNALIQNHNLNISGASDKANYYTSFGYLDQQGVVMPDISGYKKFNFTVNTSYKPKKWLTIGENFTYSYTKNKAFGNTNSVFGGPLSSSLNLDPITPVTVSDINGQPNVGDYQKANIIRNGQGLPYGISGYVGQEITNPLAYAQTVLGNYSDATNLLGSAFVEVEPIQGLKLRSQISAKQAYYGSDGFTPLYYLNSSTSNTTTNQTQAYNRNLSWNVDNTITYTRSFGKNNLTALVGTSAQKTTASGLQGSFLGEPATSLADASILYALPAANRIAASALGLDDVQPHTLASYFGRVTYDYDQKYLFSGIIRRDGSSRFGANHLYGTFPAGQVGYVVSREDWFPKNTFVDFFKLRASYGSVGNERALGPFRYAATIGSGRNAIFGDAVGIGYSPNQPPNPNLKWEETHTTDIGFDATLFNNLSVTFDVYKKLTKGMLQDVQLPSYAGFAGQPSDNVGDMENKGVELSLNYANKIGEFNYSVGGNISYNKNTVVSLGNQIDHFVQGTVQSTTYEIGRITPGQPIGEFYGFKELGVFHSQAEINAYTKNGQLIQPNAKPGDFKWQDTDGDGKITQADRQFLGNPLPTFTYGINFNANYKNFDIKLFGQGVWGNKIYQAYRRLDIPSANYPIAALNAWTPDNSGSNYPRLSDADPNNNFKNPSNFYLQSGAYFRIKTLQLGYNLPASWLKSADIKKVRFFLSSNNLVTITGYKGFDPEISGGIDMGLYPQARTFMAGLDITL; encoded by the coding sequence ATGAATTTTCGTTTACGAAGGCCCATCCCATGGGGTAAAATCATGAAGATCACTTTTAGCCAGGTCCTGATAGCAATAATGGTAAGCAGCATGACTTACGCAAGCCCAATTAAAGCTCAGGGTATACTTAACAAAAAGGTAAATGTTACGCTCAGCAACACAACTATGCTTGAGGCTTTACAGTACCTTCAAAAAAACAATGATGTAAAGTTTATTTACAGCGCCAGCTCACTGGATGCTGATAAGCACTTTTCATTAGATATCAATAACCAAACATTAAAAACCGTACTTGACCAGGTGTTTAAAAACAATGGCATCAATTACGATGTAATGAACGATAGGGTAGTGCTTGAAAAAAAGGCTGCTACCGCGCCAACTGTTAACGCCGCTGAGCCAGGTGTGGTAATCACCGAGCAGGCTGCCGCTAACGTTACCATTACAGGTAAAATCACCGATAACACAGGTCAGCCTGTTCCGGGAGCTACCATTACCGAAAAAGGTACTACAAATGGTATCACAGCCGGTGCCGATGGTGGCTTTAAATTATCGGTTGCTGGTCCGCAATCTGTTATCGTGGTGCAGTTTATCGGCTACGCCAAACAGGAAATTGTAGTTGGTAACCAAACTGTTATCAATGTTGTATTGGCCGAAGATGTGAAAGCCATTAACGAAGTTGTAGTTGTAGGTTATGGTACCCAGAAAAAGGTAACGGTTACCGGTGCTATCAGCAGCGTTAAAGCCAGCGATCTGCAGGACCAGCAGGTTACCCGTGTTGACGACGCGCTTCGCGGTCGTGTAACTGGTGTTAGCGTTGTACAAAGCTCTGGTTCGCCAGGTTCTTCGCCTCAAATCAGGGTGAGGGGGGTTACTTCAAGGTTAAACAGCGACCCGCTTTATGTTATTGACGGTATTGTGGTTGATAACGGCGGTTTAGATAACGTTAACCCTAATGATGTTGAATCAATTGAGGTATTGAAAGATGCTTCTGCTGCTATTTACGGTTCTCGTTCGTCAAACGGTGTAATTATTGTAACCACCAAAAAAGGTAAAAAAGGTGATGCGCAGATCTCTTACAATGGCTATGTAGGTATCCAGTCGCCGGTAAGCAAAGTTAAATTGGCTAATGCTTCTCAATATGCCGCTTTAAGAAATCAGTCCAAAATAAACGATGGCGGAACAGCAATTTTCGCTAACCCTGCGTCATACGGTACTGGCACCAACTGGCAGGATCAGATTTTTGATAACAATGCGCTTATCCAAAATCATAACCTGAACATCAGTGGTGCATCCGATAAAGCTAACTATTATACTTCATTCGGTTACCTTGATCAGCAAGGTGTGGTAATGCCGGATATTTCAGGTTACAAAAAGTTTAACTTTACAGTTAACACTTCATACAAGCCTAAAAAATGGTTAACCATTGGCGAAAACTTTACTTACTCATACACCAAAAACAAAGCTTTCGGTAATACCAACAGCGTATTTGGCGGTCCGTTAAGTTCATCGTTAAACCTTGACCCTATTACTCCGGTTACTGTTAGCGATATTAATGGTCAGCCAAATGTGGGTGATTATCAGAAAGCAAACATCATCCGTAACGGACAAGGTTTACCTTACGGTATATCTGGTTATGTAGGTCAGGAAATCACCAACCCATTGGCTTATGCTCAAACTGTTTTGGGTAACTACAGCGATGCTACCAACTTATTAGGTAGCGCTTTTGTTGAAGTTGAACCAATTCAGGGCTTAAAATTAAGGTCGCAGATTAGTGCAAAACAAGCTTACTACGGCTCTGACGGTTTTACGCCTTTGTACTATCTTAACTCAAGTACATCAAATACTACAACCAACCAAACCCAGGCCTACAACAGGAACTTATCATGGAACGTAGATAATACTATTACCTATACCCGTTCTTTCGGTAAAAACAACCTGACAGCTTTGGTTGGTACAAGCGCTCAAAAAACTACTGCTTCAGGCTTGCAAGGCTCATTCTTGGGCGAACCTGCAACTTCACTTGCCGACGCGTCGATACTTTATGCTCTGCCTGCAGCTAACAGGATTGCGGCAAGCGCGCTTGGTTTAGATGATGTGCAGCCACATACCCTTGCTTCATACTTTGGCAGGGTTACTTATGATTACGATCAGAAGTATCTGTTCTCTGGCATTATCCGTCGTGACGGTTCATCTCGTTTTGGTGCTAACCACCTTTATGGTACATTCCCTGCTGGTCAGGTTGGTTACGTAGTAAGCCGTGAAGATTGGTTCCCTAAAAACACCTTTGTTGATTTCTTCAAATTACGTGCTTCATACGGTTCTGTAGGTAATGAAAGGGCACTTGGTCCGTTCAGATATGCTGCAACCATCGGTAGCGGTCGTAATGCTATTTTCGGCGATGCTGTGGGTATTGGTTACAGCCCTAACCAGCCACCTAACCCGAACCTGAAATGGGAAGAAACCCACACTACAGATATCGGTTTCGACGCGACATTGTTCAATAACCTGAGCGTAACGTTTGACGTGTACAAAAAGCTTACAAAAGGTATGTTACAAGATGTGCAGTTGCCTTCATACGCGGGTTTTGCCGGTCAGCCATCTGATAACGTTGGTGACATGGAAAACAAAGGTGTGGAGTTAAGTCTTAACTATGCTAACAAAATAGGCGAGTTTAACTACAGCGTTGGTGGTAACATTTCATATAACAAAAATACAGTTGTAAGCTTAGGCAACCAGATTGATCATTTTGTACAAGGTACAGTGCAAAGCACTACTTACGAAATTGGACGAATCACTCCGGGACAACCTATCGGCGAGTTTTACGGTTTCAAAGAGTTGGGCGTGTTCCATTCACAGGCCGAGATCAATGCTTATACCAAAAATGGTCAGCTGATACAGCCAAACGCTAAACCAGGCGATTTTAAATGGCAGGACACTGATGGTGATGGCAAAATCACCCAGGCCGATCGCCAGTTCCTGGGCAATCCGCTGCCTACATTTACTTACGGTATTAACTTTAATGCTAACTACAAAAACTTTGATATCAAATTATTTGGACAAGGTGTTTGGGGCAACAAAATTTACCAGGCTTACCGCAGGTTAGATATCCCATCTGCAAACTATCCTATTGCTGCACTTAACGCATGGACACCTGATAACAGTGGTAGTAACTACCCTCGTTTAAGTGATGCAGATCCGAATAATAACTTTAAAAATCCGTCAAATTTCTACCTGCAGAGCGGTGCTTACTTCCGTATCAAAACTTTGCAGTTAGGTTACAATTTACCGGCATCATGGCTGAAATCAGCTGATATTAAAAAGGTAAGGTTTTTCCTGAGCAGCAATAACCTGGTAACTATTACAGGCTACAAAGGCTTTGATCCGGAAATAAGCGGCGGCATTGATATGGGGCTTTATCCTCAGGCCCGCACGTTTATGGCTGGTTTGGATATCACTTTATAA